From Seriola aureovittata isolate HTS-2021-v1 ecotype China chromosome 16, ASM2101889v1, whole genome shotgun sequence, one genomic window encodes:
- the LOC130183613 gene encoding uncharacterized protein LOC130183613 gives MKTSKTALQTSTQEECGVWLDTVQLKGKANRKRHTRPISKLLNPFADGGGYSLAVALNFTQTKIEMPKTKQSSISAFFTPQHRVLNKMSTSEVPNMDPALSSSSSASPPTEPAPVASGTKRRRETSLEKPDSEPGVDCEWNSENVTEPEPEATVCQEKGEASYTPSQNMRCESEEEQSEEFKPPQCKKRCIDTSSLPGDSQPPPQAWSQDPLLTYSQYSDSEFYLTSQKNTTTANVNDSEPSVPDSLQSEEAFRLQMDLKGRTSTQKSLKHFHSSQVGDDKENSSILHSRSPSKHSLFAHTELLSNHEWTEPKTASPRKHTANQLWKKADKEESYISQFGWTKPSSSPFKK, from the exons ATGAAGACCTCCAAGACAGCATTGCAGACCTCTACTCAAGAGGAGTGTGGTGTTTGGCTGGACACAGTGCAACTTAAAGGAAAAGCTAATCGG AAACGTCACACCCGTCCCATTTCTAAACTGCTGAACCCATTCGCTGACGGTGGAGGATACAGTTTGGCTGTGGCTCTCAACTTTACTCAGACCAAAATAGAAATGCCAAAGACCAAACAGAGTTCTATATCAGCCTTCTTCACACCTCAACACAGAG TTCTCAATAAGATGTCTACTTCTGAAGTACCAAACATGGATCCAgcgctgtcctcctcctcctcagcatcTCCCCCAACTGAACCTGCGCCTGTTGCATCAGGGACAAAACGAAGACGAGAAACAAGTCTTGAAAAGCCCGATTCTGAGCCTGGTGTGGATTGTGAGTGGAATAGTGAAAATGTgactgagcctgagcctgaggcAACAGTGTGCCAGGAGAAAGGCGAAGCAAGCTATACACCTTCTCAAAACATGCGCTGTGAGTCTGAGGAAGAGCAGTCTGAGGAGTTTAAACCACCACAGTGTAAGAAAAGGTGCATTGATACGTCCTCATTACCAGGTGATAGTCAGCCTCCTCCACAGGCATGGAGTCAGGACCCACTGCTCACCTATAGCCAATATTCTGACAGTGAGTTTTACCTGACTAGTCAGAAAAACACCACTACGGCGAACGTCAACGACTCTGAGCCAAGTGTCCCAGACAGTCTACAGAGTGAGGAGGCCTTTAGACTTCAGATGGATCTGAAGGGGAGAACCTCGACTCAAAAATCCCTTAAACACTTTCATTCTTCTCAAGTGGGggatgacaaagaaaacagcagcattttgcaTTCTAGGTCCCCAAGTAAGCACTCACTTTTCGCTCATACGGAACTTCTTTCAAATCACGAATGGACAGAACCAAAAACTGCATCACCTCGAAAACACACCGCAAATCAACTGTGGAAGAAGGCTGATAAAGAAGAGAGCTACATCTCACAGTTCGGATGGACAAAACCGAGCAGCTctccttttaaaaaatga
- the vps28 gene encoding vacuolar protein sorting-associated protein 28 homolog codes for MFHGIPVTGGVGGAPANKPELYEEVKLYKNAREREKYDNMAELFAVVKTLQALEKAYIKDCVTPNEYTASCSRLLVQYKAAFKQVQGSDVGSIDDFCRKYRLDCPLAMERIKEDRPITIKDDKGNLNRCIADIVSLFITVMDKLRLEIRAMDEIQPDLRELMETMNRMSNMPPDSEAKDKVSLWLTTLSSMSASDELDDNQVRQMLFDLESAYNAFNRFLHSS; via the exons ATGTTCCATGGGATACCAGTTACAGGAGGTGTAGGGGGAG ctccaGCCAATAAACCTGAGTTATATGAG GAAGTGAAATTATACAAAAATGCAAGGGAACGAGAGAA GTATGATAACATGGCAGAGTTGTTTGCTGTTGTCAAGACCCTGCAAGCCCTGGAGAAGGCTTACATCAAAGACTGTGTAACACCTAATGA GTACACTGCTTCCTGTTCCAGACTCTTGGTTCAGTATAAGGCTGCTTTCAAACAGGTACAGGGCTCTGACGTGGGCTCCATCGACGACTTCTGCAGGAAGTACAGA CTTGATTGCCCACTAGCCATGGAAAGGATTAAGGAGGATCGGCCAATCACCATCAAGGATGACAAGGGCAATCTGAACCGCTGCATTGCAGATATTGTTTCT ctcttcatcactgtgATGGACAAGCTGAGACTGGAGATCAGGGCAATGGACGAG ATCCAGCCAGACCTGAGGGAGCTGATGGAAACCATGAACAGAATGAGCAACATGCCTCCAGACTCAGAGGCTAAGGACAAAGTCAGCCTCTG GTTGACCACCCTCAGCAGCATGTCGGCCTCAGACGAATTGGATGATAATCAGGTGCGCCAGATGCTGTTTGACCTTGAGTCGGCCTACAACGCCTTCAACCGCTTCCTCCACTCCTCTTAA
- the mapk15 gene encoding mitogen-activated protein kinase 15, producing the protein MTMSKKNGSTNVSEVEEHISLKYEIKKRLGKGAYGIVWKAVDRQTGEIVAVKKIFDAFRNRTDAQRTFREIMFLQEFGDHPNIVKLLNVIRAQNDKDIYLIFEYMDTDLHAVIKKGTLLKDIHKRYVMYQLLKAIKYLHSGNVIHRDQKPSNVLLDTDCVVKLCDFGLARSLNQIQEDSGNPALTEYVATRWYRAPEILLGSARYTKGVDMWSLGCILGEMLLGKALFPGTSTINQIEKIMSAIPHPSPEDILAIKSEYGSSVIQRMLLKPQVPLEDLLQPSVPPDALDLLRGLLVFNPDKRLTAEQALQHPYVARFHNPAKEPALNYDVVLPVDDDVQLSVVQYRNKLYEMILERRTNQGMLRLIQPKDMGGVGSREKPSVKDNGEKGPVAVNGDGIVDHQEKPQHEKTDEKNHVPSHTGFTKPEPAVEKTSPLTSPGLGKLTYNPITHAPNSFARSPAGPPHYYHSTAGNRRLVGQTSNGNATTSPTEGTNANTSMDQILQRGRSAPVAHNRSFSLTLNQTTNNPLVRKDEPSLSSGLHVASARLNQRSNPQVCEARPLPRFSKKVFQSNCNVAAAGDPRAKLGSYSQAYGTINKTELDNLLQSCPYNQ; encoded by the exons ATGACCATGAGCAAAAAAAATGGATCAACAAACGTGTCTGAGGTGGAGGAACATATTTCTCTGAAATATGAAATCAAGAAGAGGCTTGGAAAGGGG GCCTATGGCATCGTATGGAAGGCAgttgacagacagactggggaGATTGTGGCTGTGAAAAAGATCTTTGATGCCTTCAGAAACAGGACAGATGCCCAG CGGACATTCAGAGAAATCATGTTCCTTCAG GAGTTTGGAGATCATCCCAACATCGTCAAACTTCTAAATGTCATCCGAGCACAAAATGATAAAGACATTTACCTCATTTTTGAATATATGG ATACTGACCTGCATGCAGTGATTAAGAAAGGCACTCTACTGAAGGACATCCATAAACGTTATGTGATGTACCAGCTCCTCAAAGCCATCAAATACCTGCATTCAGGAAATGTTATCCATAGGGACCAAAAG CCGTCCAACGTGCTCCTGGACACAGACTGTGTAGTCAAGCTGTGTGATTTTGGCTTGGCCAGATCACTCAACCAGATCCAAGAGGACAGTGGGAATCCTGCACTGACGGAGTATGTGGCGACGCGGTGGTACCGAGCTCCTGAGATCCTGCTGGGGTCCGCAAG GTACACTAAAGGAGTAGACATGTGGAGCCTTGGCTGTATCCTGGGAGAGATGCTGCTGGGAAAAGCCCTGTTCCCTGGGACATCCACTATCAACCAAATAGAGAAGATCATGAGTGCCATACCACACCCAAGTCCAGAAG atATTCTCGCAATCAAATCTGAATATGGCTCATCTGTCATTCAGAGAATGTTACTGaa ACCACAGGTGCCTCTGGAGGATCTTCTCCAACCATCTGTGCCTCCTGATGCTCTGGACCTGCTGAGGGGTTTGCTCGTTTTCAACCCAGACAAGCGGCTGACTGCCGAGCAAGCCCTCCAACACCCATATGTAGCCAG GTTCCATAATCCAGCCAAGGAGCCAGCTCTAAACTATGATGTAGTGCTACCAGTGGATGATGATGTGCAATTATCTGTGGTTCAGTACCGCAACAAACTTTATGAG ATGATACTGGAGAGGAGAACTAACCAAGGGATGCTAAGACTGATCCAGCCGAAGGATATGGGAGGTGTCGGTAGCAGGGAGAAGCCCAGTGTTAAGGATAATGGAGAGAAAGGCCCAGTGGCAGTGAATGGTGATGGTATTGTCGACCATCAGGAGAAACCACAACATGAAAAGACTGATGAGAAAAATCACGTGCCCTCACATACGGGCTTCACCAAACCTGAGCCTGCTGTGGAGAAGACGAGTCCATTAACTAGCCCTGGCTTGGGGAAACTCACATATAATCCCATCACACATGCCCCAA ACAGTTTTGCTCGGAGCCCAGCTGGTCCTCCACATTACTATCATTCAACTGCAGGCAATAGGAGACTAGTGGGACAGACTAGTAATGGAAATGCAACTACATCACCAACAGAGGGCACTAATGCAAATACA TCCATGGACCAGATTCTCCAGCGTGGTCGCTCAGCCCCTGTGGCCCATAACCGTTCCTTCTCCTTGACCCTAAACCAAACGACCAACAACCCGCTAGTTCGCAAGGATGAGCCGTCTTTGTCTTCAGGGCTGCATGTCGCATCTGCACGCCTG AACCAACGATCCAACCCTCAGGTCTGTGAGGCTCGTCCCCTGCCACGGTTCAGCAAAAAAGTATTTCAGAGTAATTGTAATGTGGCAGCTGCAGGTGACCCTCGAGCCAAACTAGGCAGTTATTCCCAGGCCTATGGTACTATCAACAAGACTGAACTGGACAATCTGCTTCAAAGTTGTCCTTACAACCAGTAA
- the grinaa gene encoding glutamate receptor, ionotropic, N-methyl D-aspartate-associated protein 1a (glutamate binding) — MSQDKSGYPGMGETNPLHNNVYGPPQPGFGMPPPNYSQAPGGPYPPAAGYGQPGFPQAAPGFAPGPYPQMPYPQMPYPQGPYAQGPYQQGTPQPGFPGDPIAPAGSPGYHGDVPPSYYDNEEFTNSGFEDKSIRQAFIRKVFLVLTVQLLVTFSFVAVFTFVDDAKYFVRRNPWTYYVSYAVFFVSLIVLSCCGDFRRKHPWNLIALSILTLSLSYMVGMIASFYDTETVIMAVGITAVVCFTVVLFSLQSKYDFTSCRGVLFVCLIVLLLFSILCIFIRHRILHIVYASLGALLFTCFLAVDTQLLLGNKKLALSPEEYIFAALNLYTDIINIFLYILAIVGRSRE; from the exons ATGTCTCAAGACAAGAGTGGATACCCTGGTATGGGTGAGACCAACCCACTTCATAACAACGTCTATGGACCCCCTCAGCCAGGTTTCGGCATGCCCCCTCCCAACTACAGCCAGGCGCCAGGGGGACCATACCCACCAGCAGCTGGCTACGGGCAACCAGGCTTCCCTCAGGCAGCCCCAGGTTTCGCCCCTGGTCCGTACCCTCAGATGCCTTACCCTCAGATGCCCTATCCACAGGGGCCCTATGCTCAGGGGCCTTATCAGCAAGGAACCCCACAGCCAGGCTTTCCCGGAGACCCCATTG CACCTGCAGGCAGCCCTGGTTATCATGGTGATGTGCCTCCATCTTACTACGACAATGAGGAGTTCACCAACTCTGGCTTTGAAGATAAGAGCATCCGACAAGCCTTCATCAGAAAA GTGTTCTTGGTTCTCACGGTTCAGCTGCTGGTCACTTTTTCCTTCGTTGCCGTCTTCACCTTTGTCGATGATGCCAAGTACTTTGTGCGACGCAATCCATGGACATACTACGTGTCCTACGCAGTCTTCTTTGTGTCACTAATCGTCCTCAGTTGCTGTGGAGACTTCCGCCGCAAGCACCCCTGGAATTTGATTGCACTG TCCATCCTGACCCTGAGCCTCTCCTACATGGTGGGTATGATCGCCAGCTTCTACGATACAGAGACCGTCATCATGGCCGTGGGCATCACTGCAGTGGTCTGCTTCACTGTCGTCCTCTTCTCGCTACAG AGCAAATATGACTTCACCTCCTGTCGGGGCGTGCTGTTCGTCTGCCTGATCGTGCTGTTGCTCTTCTCCATCCTCTGCATCTTCATCCGCCACAGGATCCTGCACATCGTCTATGCCTCACTGGGGGCCCTGCTCTTCACCTGC TTTTTGGCTGTGGACACTCAGCTTCTCCTGGGCAACAAGAAGCTGGCCCTGAGTCCAGAGGAGTACATTTTTGCCGCCCTCAACCTCTACACTGACATCATCAATATCTTCCTCTACATCCTGGCTATTGTGGGCCGCTCCCGCGAATGA
- the si:ch211-199g17.9 gene encoding synaptonemal complex central element protein 1, with protein sequence MSKLTGFNLEDMVNVTPLKGGGETPEPKVEQLMSKLSRLQQGKKALEEELKDIKSVSDSLQKELETLQTEAYRLEEIHKEKEELCMNQQIHCEESEQDSARQLKQNEQSEELLEQYRCEIQEFKLKQRKQRMKFENQLHQLIEQHKNLHSMFTPERLPDEIERAENTKCQLLSAEQLKLAQLCCLDEELQDVRKQKQLEKKAAETQEQ encoded by the exons ATGAGCAAGTTGACAG GATTCAACCTTGAGGACATGGTTAATGTTACACCACTGAAAGGAG GTGGAGAAACACCGGAGCCAAAAGTTGAACAGCTGATGAGCAAACTAAGTAGGCTCCAACAAG GTAAAAAAGCCCTAGAAGAAGAACTTAAAGACATCAAATCTGTCAGTGACTCTTTGCAGAAAGAGCTGGAAACTT TACAAACTGAAGCTTACCGACTGGAGGAAATccataaagaaaaagaag AGCTGTGTATGAACCAGCAGATCCACTGTGAGGAGTCTGAGCAAGACTCTGCCAG GCAGCTAAAGCAGAACGAGCAAAGTGAGGAACTGCTGGAACAGTACAGATGTGAAATTCAGGAATTCAAGCTTAAACAGCGGAAGCAGCG gatgaAGTTTGAAAACCAACTTCATCAGCTGATAGAGCAGCATAAGAATCTGCACTCCATGTTT ACTCCAGAAAGGCTCCCGGATGAAATAGAGAGAGCTGAGAATACAAAATGTCAGCTGCTATCAGCTG AACAGCTGAAGTTGGCTCAGCTGTGCTGTCTTGATGAGGAGCTACAAGACGTGAGGAAACAGAAGcagttggaaaaaaaagctgcagagacTCAGGAGCAGTAA